One genomic window of Undibacterium cyanobacteriorum includes the following:
- a CDS encoding DUF423 domain-containing protein — MQERHILISAATSMLIAIACGAFGAHGLKQILSTDMLAIWQTAVQYQVIHGLAMLGLVALSTRYDAKRLSQIALCFVVGTLIFSGSLYLLAITGIKWLGAITPIGGTAFLVGWFLMISLALKKDKF; from the coding sequence ATGCAAGAACGTCACATCCTCATCAGTGCTGCCACGTCCATGCTGATCGCCATCGCCTGCGGCGCTTTTGGCGCACATGGCCTGAAGCAAATTTTAAGTACTGATATGCTCGCAATTTGGCAAACGGCAGTGCAGTATCAAGTCATACACGGCTTGGCAATGCTTGGCCTCGTTGCGCTGTCAACTCGTTATGACGCGAAACGACTAAGTCAAATCGCACTTTGTTTTGTGGTTGGCACGTTGATATTTAGTGGCAGCCTTTACCTTCTTGCTATCACCGGTATCAAATGGTTAGGAGCTATCACACCGATCGGTGGTACGGCTTTCTTAGTCGGTTGGTTCTTGATGATATCGCTTGCATTGAAAAAGGATAAGTTTTAA
- a CDS encoding methyl-accepting chemotaxis protein, which produces MLTRIGIAKRLYLASFVLILALAAVAVDGWVSLQAMKDMVVKTEEKRVPQLMQIATIELNITRVSLQLRHAILSRNPAELDATMADIKEKRNTIDSTIREFENGVFTPEGRAFINNFKPSVKNFWDVGEQNIRLILEGKKDEAFAFLVDKTIPARNILLTQSGNEKERQSKQLKVELGTFGKTADTTGLQIVGLTIAVGVGLLAFSAYITGVLRRRIQSSQIVAERVRDGDLTHAIFDDANDEFSPLLSSLEAMQKSLTEIVAKVRRGSDGVATASAEIASGNMDLSDRTESQGDALEKTVTAMEELSTTVKQNADNARQANQLAASASEVAAKGGEVVKDVVETMKGINAASTKIADIIGVIDSIAFQTNILALNAAVEAARAGEQGRGFAVVASEVRSLAGRSAEAAREIKKLIGDSVDRVNIGSNLVDQAGATMDEVVTSIRRVTDIMSEISAASQEQSNGVEHVGLAMTQMDASTQQNAALVEEMAAAAASLRSQAHELVTAVSVFKLR; this is translated from the coding sequence ATGCTTACACGTATCGGCATTGCAAAGCGTCTATATTTGGCTTCGTTTGTTTTGATACTCGCGCTAGCGGCTGTGGCGGTTGATGGCTGGGTTTCTCTGCAAGCGATGAAAGATATGGTCGTCAAGACTGAGGAAAAAAGGGTCCCTCAGCTCATGCAAATTGCAACAATTGAGTTGAACATTACGCGCGTTTCTTTGCAGTTACGACATGCAATTCTATCTCGTAATCCTGCGGAGTTAGATGCAACGATGGCAGACATCAAAGAAAAGCGCAATACGATTGATAGCACAATTCGTGAGTTTGAAAATGGCGTGTTCACTCCGGAAGGCCGAGCCTTTATCAATAATTTCAAGCCTAGCGTCAAGAATTTTTGGGATGTGGGAGAGCAGAATATTCGTTTGATTTTGGAGGGTAAGAAAGACGAGGCCTTTGCATTCTTGGTGGATAAGACTATTCCTGCGCGGAACATACTCTTGACTCAAAGTGGTAACGAAAAAGAACGACAAAGTAAGCAGCTCAAAGTCGAATTAGGAACCTTTGGAAAAACTGCCGACACCACCGGTTTGCAGATCGTTGGTTTAACCATTGCTGTTGGGGTTGGTTTACTCGCATTCTCAGCTTACATCACAGGTGTGTTGCGACGTCGCATTCAGAGCTCACAAATAGTGGCGGAGCGCGTGCGTGATGGTGATTTGACACATGCCATTTTCGATGATGCCAATGATGAATTTAGCCCTTTACTATCTTCGTTGGAGGCCATGCAAAAATCATTGACAGAGATAGTCGCGAAAGTTCGTCGTGGTTCAGATGGCGTGGCGACAGCGAGTGCAGAAATCGCTTCGGGTAACATGGATCTGAGTGATCGTACCGAAAGTCAAGGTGACGCTTTGGAAAAAACGGTTACAGCGATGGAGGAGTTGAGCACGACAGTCAAACAAAATGCGGACAATGCTCGTCAAGCTAATCAGTTAGCGGCATCAGCCTCAGAGGTCGCCGCTAAAGGTGGTGAAGTCGTGAAGGATGTGGTAGAGACGATGAAGGGAATTAATGCCGCGTCGACCAAGATTGCGGATATTATCGGAGTGATTGATAGCATTGCATTTCAAACCAATATTCTGGCGCTCAATGCAGCAGTTGAGGCAGCTCGCGCCGGCGAACAGGGACGTGGTTTTGCAGTCGTCGCCTCGGAGGTGAGAAGCTTGGCTGGACGTTCAGCTGAGGCAGCCCGTGAAATCAAGAAATTGATTGGTGATAGTGTCGATCGTGTCAACATTGGATCAAATTTAGTAGATCAGGCCGGCGCGACGATGGATGAGGTTGTGACTTCCATTCGACGAGTAACGGATATTATGAGCGAAATTAGTGCAGCGAGTCAGGAACAATCGAATGGTGTAGAACACGTGGGATTAGCCATGACTCAGATGGATGCGAGCACGCAGCAAAACGCCGCTTTGGTCGAGGAGATGGCGGCAGCTGCAGCCAGTTTGAGGAGCCAAGCCCACGAGCTTGTGACGGCGGTGTCCGTGTTCAAGCTCCGGTAG
- a CDS encoding GNAT family N-acetyltransferase encodes MSLEQSTLAENHKTVSFRHAIKSDAAAIAILVNSAYRGDSSRAGWTTEADLLTGTRINAEEVMQLIEADQSVVLLCLQNQEMIGCVHLEKTDDAAYLGMFVVQPILQGGGIGKQFMQAAEAEVQKLWGVKKMWMSVISVRSELIAYYERRGYVRTGRFKPFPAEIGDEFRLVKDLQFEEMEKVLA; translated from the coding sequence ATGAGTCTAGAGCAGTCAACATTAGCGGAAAATCACAAGACTGTTAGTTTTCGGCATGCCATAAAAAGTGATGCAGCGGCGATCGCCATCTTGGTGAATAGTGCTTATCGCGGTGACTCAAGCCGCGCCGGTTGGACCACCGAGGCCGATCTCTTGACCGGTACCCGTATCAACGCGGAGGAGGTCATGCAATTGATCGAAGCAGATCAATCGGTCGTTTTACTCTGTTTGCAAAATCAAGAAATGATCGGTTGCGTGCATCTTGAGAAAACTGATGACGCGGCCTACCTTGGTATGTTTGTGGTACAGCCAATTTTGCAAGGTGGTGGGATCGGGAAGCAGTTCATGCAAGCCGCTGAAGCCGAAGTGCAAAAGCTGTGGGGCGTGAAAAAAATGTGGATGTCGGTGATCAGTGTGCGCAGTGAGTTGATCGCCTATTATGAGCGTCGTGGCTATGTGCGCACCGGACGCTTTAAGCCATTTCCAGCGGAGATTGGAGATGAGTTCCGCTTGGTGAAGGACTTACAATTTGAGGAGATGGAAAAAGTCTTAGCATAG